Part of the Triticum urartu cultivar G1812 chromosome 2, Tu2.1, whole genome shotgun sequence genome, CGTGCGAGAAAAAAAAAACTAAGCACCCGACGACACAAGTGGCGTCGACGCAAGTGGAAATCCCAGCATCGACCAGGAATCGATTGAAACGGCCAGGATTGGGACCCTAGCGCCTATCCTAAGAGCCTATGTTGTAGATGCCCTAAGCGTCTGtatttttttttttgaggggtatAACCAAGCTTTATTACTCAAAGTCCACATGAAATGACATTACAAAGGGATCATGGGGTTGGATCATCCAAATATATCTCCCCTGATCAAGAGAATTGAAAAACTTGGCTAACCTATCGGCATCGCTATTAGCAACTCCCGAAGCGCCTGTATAAGCGACTCGCATTGAAGATGCCTTGCATTGAAGATGccctaagggcatctccaatgctAGACTCTTAGGATAGGCGCTAATGGATTAAAACATAAATATTGtcaaataaaaaatattggaccGCTCTGTCACCCAATGCTGAGCGCTTAATTAGGCGCTAACTAGCGGGAAAACCGGTCATAGAATCTGTCGCTACACAACACGGCCTAAACTCGTACAAAGGAAAAAAAAAGGCTAAGCACCCGACACCTGTTTTTGCGTCGATGCCGGGCTTAACGCCAGGATTAAACGGGCCAACTGCCAATTGGGTGGGATTCTGATCCTAGCGCCCATGCTAAGCACCgggcgttggagatgccctaaaaGGCCCTTCCAAGTTATTTCGGCCCACACCGGTGGGACTGCGGCAGTTGCCTCGGCCAGATAGATGAGCTTCGGCCTCCCAGACCGAGAGCATACACCTGGTCGAGGAAAAAATCAGGGTGGCCATGCGCTGCCTCGGCAAAGGCTCACTCATCGTCTACCGATAGGAGCCAAGCGAGCTCCTCCACCATCGATACCTTTTTTGCGACCGTGCAACTCCGTTTTGGTCAAACTTTGAAAGTTTAATCACATGTTTTGATCAATATACGGAAGTCTAATACATAGATTTTCCTTCAAATGTACCCTTATCATATAAAAATTCTCTTAAATTTTATGGCACACTAGTAAAAATTGATGACTAAAACCAAAGTATCAAATTTGGAGAAAAAATATACAATATTCACAACGTGACCATTCAAAGCTTAATATTTTATGATTTCTGTAGTCCTCTAAAGTGAACAAGCCTAAACCCTAAAGCTTAAATGTATAAAGGTAAAAACAGCGATTTAATGCCCATCCTGGCTAGCTACTCTACCAGAACGAAGTCTGTAAATTAAGTGGAACTATGCACCAACTAACTGCGTCTATGCATGCGTGCAATGCAAGTCGCCTCAGGGCTGAGGCGACGTAGTGCACAGCCAACTAATTTGTTAACACGATACAGGTTAACAAATCGAGTTACTTTTCAGTAGTCGGATTTTAGTAAGCATCCACGCAAGTGATTTAAGTATGGATAAAGCATTATACCATTAGGTGACATGATCAACAAATCTTATCCTAATTTATCTCTCAAGAATGGCCTGCCAACTTTGCGCTCAAGATCTTTTCTTtatcaaaaaaaaaaaaactttcCGATCAACACTTGAACCAACTCTGCTACCACTCAATTATTGTCTAGTGCCCGGTACCGGCGAGTACACCATCCTGCTTTACTGAATGATCCTTGAAAGCTTGATACGTATGTGCACCATAAGACTTGGCATGTTGTATTTCTCACTCTTTTATCACAACACACGACTGACCGCTGCAACTATTATTTTTTTGCGGGTGCATACGTAAGCACTCATAGTTAGTTGTTCAAACACTCCTAAATTAATTCTCCATTTTATACCAATCATTTAGACCAATTTTTATAAACCCAAATAGCATTTGCTCGTAATCAACGTTGATATGGCAAGGTATGGATGTGGACCAAACATAACTAGGTAATCAAAGAAAATTTGTTCTTTCCACAAAAAACCAAGCATTTTGGACACTTGTAACCACCAATAGTTTCTCAAACGTCGATTTGCCCAGTTTCTTCACGTGTAACCACtaaggcctcttttggttcatagaataggattatcataggaataggaatcttgtaggaaatgagatgacatgtatctcaaatcctatgagtaggaataggaaacaagatgtcatttggttgacatcaaaggaattttttcattgagtctaggctcttttttattttcctatgaaatgtggaggataggaaccaattCTATGTAgaaataggaatccattcctatgaaccaaagggctctaaaggaaaaaatcctataagaatcctatcctctagaattcctatgaaattcctttAGACCAAAGGAGGCCTAACAGTTTCTAAAATATTTCAGTCAGATGTACATAAATCATATGTACAGATTTATCTTCAAAAATGTTTACAAAATATAACAACAATTCTATTATGTTTTTTGAATATGTTTTATCAAAAAATAATGATAAAATATATAAACATTTAAAATTTGAAAGACCATGTCAACATGCAGAGCATGCACACACTTTGCATGAAAAAATTGCAGGTCGATACACGTATCATCCAATCATATACATTAAAAACCAGAATGCCAGCTTCCAAACTTCAAAGAGCTAGATAGTGGGTTCATAGCAATGTTTTCCTGGTGGTTGTGGAAAATATGTTCGAAATGAAAAAGAATTGAATGAAAAACACAAGATGAAAAAAAAATAGACCCTAAACCCCTAAACCCTTTACTCCCGGATGGTGtcaccaactgggactaaaggtcccccagCCCCCAAGCCCCGGGCTAGCTCGCGGCCATGTGGAAGGGCTTTAGTCCCGGATGGTGTCACctaccgggactaaaggtccccaGCCCCTGGCGCGCGCTGCCGGCCACATGGAAGGGTTTTAGTCCCGGGTTGTGgccaaccgagactaaagggtgggggcctttagtcccgatttatttgtcccggttggtgacccgggactaaaggcccttccCAACCGGGGCTAAAGGCCGTTCCTCTGCTAGTGTGGCTATATTGTCATGCAATCTTCTAGAACGAAGCTTATTAAGTGATATTGTGCATACTCCAACTAATTGCGTCCATCCATTCATGCAAGTGACCTATGGTGACATAGTGCAGAGACAACTAATTTGGTTTCTTACGGTAGATGTCAACAAATCGAGCCACTTTTCAGTAGCTGGCTTTTAGGTTAGCTAGTAAGCACGCATCCACGTAACTAAAAAACTGGTAAAGAATCTTGGGCTAGCACTAGCTACTGACAGGATCCACAAATCATACCCTAAATAATGTTGAAGAATGGAGACTGCCAACGTAGGTTGGGTTCAACACCTGAACTAACTAGCTACCCCTCACTTCAATCATTGTCTAGTGGCCGGAACAAGAGCACACCATCGTGAACTTCCTTATCTCCTTTTCGTGACGACAAAATGAACCCGAGAATTTTAAAGTGATAATAGTACAACCGACTCAGATGTCATGTTTGAAAATGACGTGTTTTTTGCATAGAAATATCTGCATGATCACATGATTGCTCTCCACGGCCAAAAAGAAACCGAACTTTCTAACTCATCCCACTCATAGGCACATCATACTAATTAGTTGGCATAGCTTTACATGTTGAACTAAATAacttttccttttttctttgagATGTTGGACTAATTAGTTGGGAAAGGGAACAATGATGTTTAGCTTTCGTCTCATAATCATGTTGTGGTTATGCTCTGCATGCAAACATCTTTCATCATAGACTATATGTTGTGATATAGTATTTGAATGTTCGTTGTAGGAGTAACACCTATTCGCCTGGGGTAATTATACTTTGTTTAGTTTTTCTCATAGCGCATGCCCTGTACTTTTGCATGGGATAGTATGGATTGTCTTTCAAATAGATGGACCCGCATTTATTACGATAATCCTACACCTACGAAGGGGCTACGAAAGGCTACGTAATTTTCCATGCCATAACCTGTCGGCCCTCTGATTTTAATGGGGATGGGCCCCTTCCCTCCTAATCGATCCAATAATCCTTCTCCACGTTGTTGTTTACGTAGAACACGTAAGAGACCTTACGTAGGTCTAGCATTGCCCCATTTATTATATGCGTGGCATGAGAAACATCGCCCGACCTCAAGATGGGGACGTTGCAATGCAAGGGCTCACTAGGACATCACCGCTGGGGAGGAAGGGATTTGACCGGATCAGTTTTGGGGAACAATGTGAGAAGGAAGAAGAGCACTACTGCATTAGAGGTGAAGGAAGGGCGGCGGTTGAATTTCAATAGCCTTAGTAAAATCAACCCAAAGTTTTCTTAAACGATATTGCTGAAGTAGTCTCAGTCAATACTATATTCGTACGATCTTATGTGGAGATCCATGCAGCTTTTTTATTACTTTTTATGTTCTTCTTTTTTATATATTATGTCACTTGACTAAGAATTGATTAACTCTCGGTCGACTAAAATCTAGCCACATCCTTCCTTAAAAATCGATCGCCTGGTCCCTAAAGATGAAGGACAAAAGGCACGTGGATCAAATCTACATGCAGAAGGCCTTTCTATTTAGCCGAGGAAACACATCATGCATTCTAAAAGTTCCAATCATTAAAGGTCTATATGAGAATTAACTAAGTCTCATCTAAATGGTATTAGCattaaaaaaggaaaaaaaagaaaaatacaGACAAATCTCCATGTAAAATAAAACGGCAATGGTAGCTGGCGAACGTTTGTTGTAGTAGGGATAGGAAGCGAACCATCTTTGTTGGCAGTTTTTAGTTGTAAAATGAGATCAAACGACGATagtattttttttaaaaaaaaagagaaactGCCATGTCACCTGAATAAACTGccacctctcccctctccctctcaaCTAAAACTGCCATGCCAAATCAAATGGCATAAAGTTAGATGAGACTGTTAATTCTCATCAAGATGCAAATTAGCAAATGCGAGCATTAAAACTGGTCAAAACTAACTGCAGCTCACTAATTTGCCTTCGACGTTACCATCAAATGGACTTCATCATCCCCTCAAAAACAAAAAAGGACTTTATCAACAGTGTGCGTTGCCGTCTttaaaaaaaagtaaaaaaacaGTGTGCATTGCCGTGGCAAATAAACAAGAGCCGAAAGGTTATGCATGAAGCACACGAGCTAGTGCTGCACAACACACTTGCCACCCACACACCGCGGAACTCATAAATCCTCCGGGCCTCTGCTACCTAGCTCCTCAGCTCTAAGTAAAGTCTCGTCGTTTCCACAAACGCTTGGGACCCAAGATATCGCTCCCTTGAAAGCGTACGTGCGCACCATGGCCATGCACGCTGCAATGCCCGTCACGCCTCTCCCCATGTACGTCGTCTTCGTCTCCGCCGTGATCATGTCCGGCGCTTCGGCTTCGTCACTGTGGTTCCACTACATCGACCCTCGCAACTTCACCATGGCTGCGGCCACGTCACCGTCCTCATCGTCATCGTCGCGCCGCGATGGCCGCccctcgctcgcgctgctgcacCGCGACGCCGTCTCCGGCAGGACCTACCCGTCGACGCGGCACGCCATGCTTGGTCTCGCGGCAAGGGACGGCGCGCTGGCAGAGTACCTCCAGCGTCGCCTCTCGCCTACGACCATGACGACGGAGGTGGGGTCGGAGGTTGTGTCGGGCATCTCCGAGGGCAGCGGCGAGTACTTCGTCCGCGTCGGCGTGGGGTCGCCGCCCACGGAGCAGTACCTGGTCCTGGACTCCGGGAGCGACGTCATCTGGgtgcagtgccgcccctgtgccgaGTGCTACCAGCAGTCCGACCCTCTCTTCGACCCGGCCGCGTCGGCGTCCTTCACCGTCGTGCCGTGCGGCTCGGGCGTCTGCCGGACCCTGCCCGGCGGGTCATCAGGCTGCGCCGACTCCGGAGCGTGCCGGTACCAGGTGTCCTACGGCGACGGGTCGTACACCCAGGGCGTGCTGGCGATGGAGACGCTCACGTTCGGGGACAGCACGCCGGTGCAGGGCGTCGCAATCGGCTGCGGCCACCGCAACCGCGGACTCTTCGTCGGGGCGGCCGGCCTGCTCGGCCTCGGCTGGGGCCCCATGTCGCTCGTCGGGCAGCTCGGCGGCGCGGCAGGCGGCGCCTTCAGCTACTGCCTCGCCAGCCGCGGCGCCGACGCCGGCGCCGGGTCGCTCGTGCTCGGCCGGGACGACGCCATGCCGGTGGGCGCCGTGTGGGTGCCCCTGCTGCGCAACGCGCAGGAGCCGAGCTTCTACTACGTGGGCTTGACGGGGCTGGGAGTCGGCGGCGAGAGGCTCCCGCTGCAGGACGGGCTCTTCGACCTCACCGAGGACGGCGGCGGAGGCGTGGTGATGGACACCGGCACGGCCGTGACGCGGCTCCCGCCCGACGCCTACGCGGCGCTGCGCGACGCGTTCGCGGACGCCGTCGGCGGCGGCCTCCCGCGCTCGCCGGGCGTGTCGCTGCTGGACACGTGCTATGACCTGAGTGGGTACGCGAGCGTGCGCGTGCCGACGGTGGCCCTCTACTTCGGGCGCGACGGCGCAGCGCTGACGTTGCCGGCGAGGAACCTGCTGGTGGAGATGGGCGGCGGCGTGTACTGCCTGGCGTTCGCGGCGTCGGCGTCCGGGCTGTCCATCCTCGGCAACATACAGCAGCAAGGGATCCAGATCACCGTCGATTCCGCCACTGGCTATGTTGGCTTCGGACCAACTACGTGCTAGCACAAGCCTAGCTACTAGCTCTGCTGCCACGTCCCACGTTGAGGATCTCAAAGGCGCGCGTATATATACAGCTGCAGGATGGGATCGTATTGTACAGTATATACATATATGTAGGTACTCCGTGCTACTCACTAATTAAGAGTCTAGTGGAGATAAGCAAAGGAACTTTGTAAGTATCCTCCTCTCGAAGACAGGAAAAGAAATTTAATTTTCCGCCGCCAGGGACTCGCGCTCCGCCACCGTTCTCCGCCGGCTCCTCTCCGTCGACGACCTCGGTCGTCGGTGATGAGGAGGGTCGTCGGATTCACACGTGTGGATAGCTTTAGGCCAAAGTAGCTTAGTTTTTTTTAGGTTGTTCATCGTCTTGGCTTcagcggcggcgatggcggcacTGAATAAATTTCTTCAGATCCTACCCCGGTGAGACAATTGGTCTTATCGTTGGGGATGGATTTGGAATACAGTCTGTTCAAGCACGGATGGTGTGACAGCGGCATCCTCGTGGTGGACATGTGTTCTCGGGCTCCAATGTTGCGACAGCGGCTGCTCCAGCATCGGCGCGGAGCTTCGAAGGTAGTCCAGGAGCGGATGCAGATCGTGGTCTGCATCGACAATATCTGAAAGACGAAACGTGTGTTGGGTTCATGGTTGATGGATGGCAGGTGTGGTTTCCTCCTTCGGCGTCTTAGTCATGGTCGGGTGTTAGATATGGAGTTTGATGGCGTGTCCGGGATGTTGCAATGGTCCGATTCGTTCAACGACAATGGCTTTCACTTTTGGGGAGCCACCTTGGAGGTCCGCAAAGCTATTTATTAGCGCGTCGAGCTCGGGTGAGGAGGTGATTTGTTATTCTATTATTCAGTGGCTGCTGTGGTGGTGCCGGAGGCAGGGGATGGACATTGGTGTCAAACTCAGAGATGTTTTGGTCTTTTTTTAGTTTTGTTATATCGGTCTTTACGTGACTTGTACTTTGATCTTTATCATATGAATGATACACATATTATCATGCAAAAAAAAACTTTGTAAGCAAAAGCAAAGATGAATAATTTATGGTTTTTTAGTTATTTTCAAATCTTTATTTCTTTGTCACACATCAACGAACCATATCTTTCTTCGAAAAAAAACGAACCAGATCTTTCGAGGAAAAAATAAACGAACCGGATTAAGTTTTGAACACTCTTAAAAAAAGCACATCAACAAATCTAAGGTTTCATAAAAAGGAAAAAATTATGCGATAATTTGGCTGAAGAATATTTTGAGATTGCATACAATTTAATAGTCTATTCACGATTTAATAATTTCTTTGAGAAATGTTTTTTAGAGAGGAGGCGCTTGCCCGGCCTTAAGAATGAGGCCCTTATGAGTACACATAGTCAGCAGAGAGCAAAGTTATGCAAAGCAAAAAACAGGGCTACAAGGCATGAAGGCCCAAACAGCGACGCAGCGCCGGTCGCGGGCAAGGGGGGGGGGACCGCTCCAGAAGCGGTCAGGGGGCAGAGGAGGTCAGCACGCCTGCCGATGCATCCCTCAATCCGCCATGCCGAAGCTCAGCACACTTGGCCTTCAATCGGTCGATGAGACGATCCATGCCGGGGCGGTCCCGCTGTCTCGTCAACCCCTTCCATAGCTGCAATAGAATGACCAATTTATACACAACATCAGCCGGATGTTTAAAGAAAATTCCCTCAATGGTAGCTTTGTTCCTCGTAGTCCAAAGAGACCAAGCAAGTGCCCCAACGCCGAGCCACGCTAGCTTACGCTCCTGGGCATTGCTAGCCATGATGAGCCCATATAGTTCAGCAAAACCACTCGGGTTCCTAGTACATCCAGTCGCCTCTCTAAGTGAGCTCCACACCATCCGCGCCACAATGCATCGGAAGATTATGTGGCCGCTAGTTTCCTCTTCTCTGCACCAGACACACATGCCATCACCCGGGTCGTGTCTTTTATGTACCTGGTCACCGCTGGGAATACGGTTCCTAGCCAGCTGCCATAAGAAGATTTTAATTTTTGCTGGCATTCTAGCTTTCCATAGTGAACGCAGGTCATaaactggggggggggggggggggctttgaAGATTTCCTTATACAGGGAGCCGGAAGAAAAGCCTCCCGATGGCTCTAGCCTCCACGTGACCTCATCGCACTCAGCAGAAAAACGCACCGAGGCCAGGGCCTCCCGAAGAGCCTCCCATTCTGGGGCTTCGCGAGGCCCAATGGGTCTCCAGAAAGAAGGCCGTAGGCGCCCATTAATCCACGTATCTGCAACTCGTGCCTCCTGCTGGCCCGCAATTGCAAAGAGGTTGGGATATGTCAGATCAAGCGATCGCTCACCACACCAAACATCTTTCCAAAAAAGCGTCAAATCTCTGTTATGCACAACAAATCTCGTCCCTAGTCGCAATAGAGGTTGAACCTTGCGGATATCATTCGCAAACTGCGATCGTCTAACTCGCGGCCGGAAGGTTACCCCATCGGCCTCAAGATATTTAGTCTTGAATATAGAGAGCCAGAGACCCCCTTGTCCGGTCAAGATTTTCCACGCCCACT contains:
- the LOC125534628 gene encoding protein ASPARTIC PROTEASE IN GUARD CELL 2-like; amino-acid sequence: MAMHAAMPVTPLPMYVVFVSAVIMSGASASSLWFHYIDPRNFTMAAATSPSSSSSSRRDGRPSLALLHRDAVSGRTYPSTRHAMLGLAARDGALAEYLQRRLSPTTMTTEVGSEVVSGISEGSGEYFVRVGVGSPPTEQYLVLDSGSDVIWVQCRPCAECYQQSDPLFDPAASASFTVVPCGSGVCRTLPGGSSGCADSGACRYQVSYGDGSYTQGVLAMETLTFGDSTPVQGVAIGCGHRNRGLFVGAAGLLGLGWGPMSLVGQLGGAAGGAFSYCLASRGADAGAGSLVLGRDDAMPVGAVWVPLLRNAQEPSFYYVGLTGLGVGGERLPLQDGLFDLTEDGGGGVVMDTGTAVTRLPPDAYAALRDAFADAVGGGLPRSPGVSLLDTCYDLSGYASVRVPTVALYFGRDGAALTLPARNLLVEMGGGVYCLAFAASASGLSILGNIQQQGIQITVDSATGYVGFGPTTC